In Candidatus Omnitrophota bacterium, the genomic stretch TTTGACAGGCAAGGCTCAATATATACCGGGTATATTTTTTGTAATGATTCAGGATTCAAATTATCCCTATAATTTTGGCCCTGCCCGGTATCTTCCGGATCAGGTTTAATAAAAAGATGGCTATAAAGACGAGCTTCGGCAATGCCGGCATGCCTTTGTGATACCCAGTGCAGGGTCGTCTTAGGCTTTCTGCCGTCAGGCGAATCTCCTCCGCGTGTAGCTGGATCGTATGTGCACCTCAATTCCTTCACATTGCCTTCTTCATCTTTTATTACTTCCTCGCATTTTATAAAATAAGCGTATCTTAACCTTACTTCTTGTCCGGGAGATAAGCGAAAGAATTTTTTTGGCGGGTTTATTCTGAAATCGTCTTTTTCAATATATAGATGCCTGCCAAAGGGTATTTTTCTCGTGCCATAACTTTCATCTTCGGGATTGTTTACAGCATCCAGCAATTCTTCTTTTTCTTCCGGATAATTGACGATGGTAACCTTGAGAGGAAAAAGTACCGCCATCGCCCTTGGCGCTGTCTTGTTAAGCTCCTGTCGTATACTGTTTTCAAGCACCGCTATATCAACAATACTATTAGTTTTGGACACCCCGATATCTTTGCAAAAAGTCCTTATAGAGAGGGGCGTGTATCCGCGGCGCCTAAGGCCTGATATGGTAGGCATGCGCGGATCGTCCCATCCGCTTACATCCTTATTTCTAACCAGCTCTATCAGTTTCCTTTTGCTAAGTATCGTGTAAGTCAAATTCAACCTGGCAAATTCTATCTGGCTGGGATGAAAAATGCCTAATGCCTCCAGTATCCAATCATATAAAGGCCTGTTATTTTCAAATTCAAGGGTGCAGATAGAATGCGTGATACCCTCTATGGAATCAGATATGCAGTGCGCGAAATCATACATAGGGTATATGGACCAGAGACCGCCTGTTCTGTGATGCAGGCCTTTCTTTATCCGGTAAAGCGCGGGGTCGCGCATAACAATATTGGGATGGGCCATGTCTATCTTGGCCCTTAACACGCGCGCGCCGTCATCAAACTCGCCTTCCTTCATCCGCTTGAAAAGATCAACGTTCTCTTCTATGCTTCGCCCCCTGAAAGGCGAGTCCTTTCCCGGCGAATTAAGGCTGCCTCTGTATAACCTTATCTCGTCCGGGCTCAAATCGCAAACATAGGCCTTCCCCATCTGTATAAGCCTGACAGCATATTCATATAAACGGTCAAAATAATCCGAAGCGTAAAACAACCTATCCTGCCAGTCAAAACCAAGCCAACGAACATCTTCCTTTATAGACTCTATGTATTCAATTTCTTCTTTCTCCGGATTGGTATCGTCAAAACGCAGGTTGCATAATCCGTTATAATATCCGGCAAGGCCGAAATTTAGGCATATTGATTTTGCGTGGCCTATATGCAAATAACCGTTTGGTTCGGGTGGAAACCGGGTATGGACCTTTTGGCCGTATTTTGACGTGTTCAGGTCTTTATCTATAATATCAGTTATAAAGTTTTTCACGAGCTTACCTGTATTCAAACGAAAATCAAAACATTCTGCCTGTAAAGACTGTGCTATATGCGAAAAATAAATATCGCGATATGAAGATAGATAAATAATGATACAATATCTACAATGCTTGTAATGAATGGCCCTGACATAAGCGCCGGGTCAAGCTTCATTTTTTTAAAAATAAGCGGTAATACGGCCCCCAGGGTTGTCGCGGCGACAACGGTAGCCACCATGGCAATGCCGACTGTAAGAGCAAGTAACGGACTTTTATTCATGATTATGGCCCTTGCGCCCGCCAAAAGGCTCATAGCAAATCCCACTATCACTCCGGCCTTAAGCTCCTTCCAAAAGACTTTAAATATATCGGACATTTTTATTTCGCCCGTGGCAATACCCCTTATAACGACAGTTGATGACTGCGTACCGGCATTGCCGCCCGAGTTGCACAAAAGCGGTATAAAAAAAACAAGCGCCACCACTGCCTCAAGCTGAAAAGCATATCGCTCCATTATCCAGCCCGAAATAAAACCCATTACAACAAGGACCATCAACCATAATATCCTGTGCCGGGCTATTGTCAAAGACTTTGACCCCATGTAATCTATATAATCTCCGGCAGCGCCGTATTTATATATGTCCTCTGTGTCTTCCTGGATAATAACATCAACAATATCGTCATGCGTAACTATGCCTACGAGCTTGTTGTCTTCGTCTACAACCGGAAGTGCCAGTATATCGTAGTCTGCCAGCTTTTTGGCGACTGCCTCTTTATCATCGCTGACATTAGCAGTGATCACATTTGTGTGCATAATGTCCTTGATAACGCTTGTTGATTCCGCCACGATAATGTCTTTAAGCGAGACAAAGCCTATCAGCTTTCTTTCCTCATCTATGATGTAAACATAATAAATAGTTTCGCGGTTAAAGGCCTGCAATTTAAGTTTGGCAATGGCCTCTTTAGCTGTTATCTCGCGGGGCAGGACGGCATATTCCGTTGTAAGTACCGAACCGGCGGTCCCTTCTTTAAACTGTAAAAGCCTCTTTATATCATTTCGTTCAGCCTGCGCGACAAGAGGCAGTATTTCTTCAACGCGTTTTTTGGGCAGCGCCTTTATAAAATCAGCCCTTTCGTCCGGCGCCATCTCCTCAAGGACGCCTGCCATCCAGTCCTTTGAAAAATATCTGAATATCTCGCGTTTCTGCTTGATTTTAAAATGCTGAAAAAACTCTATACCCAGAGGCCTGCTAAGGGCTATTATAATCCGGGCATTTTCCTCGGGTTCCAAATCTTCACAAAGCTCAAATATGTCCCTTGGATGAAAATCTTCAAACAGCTCTTTAAGGTGTTTATTGGCCTCGGGATAACGCAGTATTTCTTTGATCTCCGGCGAGATTATGGATATTCGTTTATGCATCGGTTTACTCCATGCTCAAAATACACGGGCATTCTTCCGTTATTATACGGAAAAACGGGAGAGTTAAAAATCGCGCGGCAGGATTTAAGTAAGCGACGCCATTATTTTGGAAAGTTTGTGGGTGGCAACCCCTATCACTTCGTCAGCGCCGCCATAATAATGATATATAGTGTCTGCCCGCAGGATATGGGAACAAGGAAATACCACATTTGGCACCTGGCCTTGTTCTTCATACTTTTTAATAGGCTCCAGGATTGAATCGTTTGTGCGCGATAAAACAACCATCGGATTTTTCAGATCAAGCAAAGCCGCGCCCAAACGGTAATGTTTATCTTCTCCTATCCCATGGTAAAACATAAGCCAGCCCTGCTTTACCTTCAGGGGCGGGCCGGCCAGGCCGATCTTCTTACTGTCCCACATGCCGTATCTGGGCCCCATGACCCTGATGCCGCGGTTAACCTCCCTAACAGCGTTTTTTAACGAGGTTAAAAAATCAAAACATATCTGGTGCCTGATACGGTGTATAAGGCAGTACCTATCTTTGAACTTTTCGGGGAACAGGCAGGCGTCCTTATCATCTATACCGGGCGGGGTTATCAATACAGGCCGCGACCAATTCCATCTCCTCCTTAAAAAGTCATTAACCGAAATCCATGTCATAGCGACTCTTGGCACCGCTATCCCGTTATATGCCGTATAAAACATATACAGCAGATTGCCTATCTTTACAATGCGGGGATCTTCACAGCCAGAATTCCCGTTAATGATTTTTTTCATTTCAAAATCCGCTCTGGGAACATAAATAGGTTCAGGCAGACGCTCATCAATCTTAAGCCCGTCCCTGCTTACCGCATACCCCATAGTAGAAGTGTTGTTTTCGGACATGGCCCTGTATATAATATGTATCTTGCCGTCCAATTCAATCGCGGCTGGATTAAATACAGCCCTGTCCTCCCACGCGTGTTCTTTAATAGGCGCGAGTATGGGGTTTTTCTTGCCGCGTGTGGAGTAGTTCTCCCTGCCGGCAGGCGTCATGCTCTCCAGAAGGCACGGCAGATTAAGGTCCGCGACGCATGAAGTGGTATCCGCGGCGCCGTAAAATATCCTCAAGGTCTTTTCCTTGATAATAGCGCCCGACGGAAATATCACATTCGGTATCTGTCCATACCTCTCATAGCTTGCTTCGGGGGCCATTATTGGATGCTTGGTGCGCCCAATAATCCTGGAGGGGTCCTTCATGTCCAAAAGAAGCGCTTCAATTCCAAAGATCTTATTGTCAGTAGGATAATTTTGTATATGCGCGTAGATAAGCAGCCAACCGTCCTTTGTTTTGACAGGCGCGGCTCCCACCTCAACATGGTCAGTAGGCATTCTTTTTATATGGAGCATGTTTTTGCCGAGTTTTTTATACCAGTTCCTCCAATAGGCTATATCCCATATCTCTTCCTCATGGTCAAATTGAGCGATGGCAATCCGGGCGGTACGTTTGGCATGGTCGGTATTTGCCGTCAATATGGCCGTAAACTTTCCGTTGACCTTGCCCGGGAAAAGGGCCATGGCCTTGGCATTAAAAGGTGTCACCAGGTGTTTTGACTCAATGGTCTTAAAGTCCTTAGTAATCGCGCAAGCGACTTTTATACCAAAATACCTGAACGGAAAAACGGATAAAGCGGTATAAAATATATAATATTTCCCGTTCAGTTCCGTTACGCGCGGGTCTTCGCAACCGTATCTTTCCCATGAAAATTCAGGCTTTATAAGCTGGGCCTGCTTGTTGAAAGAAACGCCGTCTATGCTTTTCGCGTATCCTATAGTGGAAATATACGGGCCGTTTTGAGGCACCAGATCAGGCTCCGACATGGCGCGGTATATCGCGTGAATTGTTTTTTTATCCTTGCTGTCCTGCACCACGGACCAATTAAATGTGGCCACCGCTTCCCATTGGTGCCTGCTGTAGGGTTTGATAATGGGATTATGCGGACAACGTTTCACCGAATACATACAATTTACCTTTCATTCATCATTAACACGGGTTTATATTTTATAGTTCGGGGGCAGGCGCTGAATTTCCGCGTAATGTTTTCAGCAACCGGCCCCCGGCACACTAAACCTTATGAATAAGTTACTTCTTTTAAAGTATAGCCGACAGTCCTGTCTTTTTTAACATTGTCTATAAACTGATCAAGCTGTGCGGTCGCGCAGCAAACAACCTTATCGCCTCCGCCATAATAAACAAAAAGCTCCTTGTTGAGCACAACAGCCCCGCACGGGTAAACAACACCCGACTTTCCGTCGTTCTCATAATGTTTATCGGGCTTTAGGATAGGATTGCTGGTCCTGTATAATACCTTGGACGGGTCATTGAGATCAAGTATCATGGCGCCAATTTTATAACGCGTATCGTCCCTGTCGTCAACGGCATGATAAATAACAAGCCACCCGTCTTCTGTTTTAATAGGCGTGGCGCCCACGCTCAACTTTCTGCTGTCCCACATACCCGGGCGCGTAGTAATCCTGGCCTTTGCCTCAAGCCATTTTCCGTCATCAAATTTCAAATTGTCCCTATAGTCAATCAATATATGGGGGAATACCCGGTGAAATATCACGTATTTTCCTTTTACTTTTTCCGGCAGTATACAACCGCTTTTGTTTACCACGCCAGGCGCCGATATTAAAACCGGTTCAGTCCATTTCCATTCTTTTTTTCTAAAATCATCTCTGCGTATGGAGCTTAAAGCAATGCGCGGATGTGAATAACCCGAATAGGCAACATATGTCAGATATATCCTTTCGTCAATAGCCGTAAGCTTAGGGTCTTCGCATCCGGCCCAGCCGCAGCCTGATTTATAAAGGTCAGTCCTTTGTCTGGGCTTTGTAATGGCTCCTTCAAATTCCTTTGTAGGACAATAGGCGGGTTCGTTTAATGTTTCGTCAATAGTATAGCCGTCTCTTGTTGAAGCATAGCCAAGGCAGGAATAGCCCCCCTTTCCTACAGCCCTGTAAAGCAGGTGGACTTTGCCGTTATCGTACAAGGCGGCCGGATTAAAGGTAGCTTCCGATTCCCATTCGTTCATCTCGTTAGGCACGATTATAGGGTTTTTATAAAATCTTTTCAGTTTCGCAAAGGCCTTTTTTTCAGCCACACCGGGAAAAGGCTTGTCTATAGCCACCGTGAAAAGCTTTTTTAACCTTGAAGTAAAATAGAGAAATATTTTTTCTTTGTAAAACGCGGCGCCTATTGAATACATGGGCTCGCTTCCGGCGGAAAGCTTTTCCTGCCATAGCGGAGTTTCCGAGCGCCATATAAGGCTGTTGGGATCATATATTGAAAACAACGCCCCGCCTACTTGCAGTACCTGGCTGTCGCCTTCTTTGTATGAAGCATCGTAAACAACCAAAAGCCCGTGCGTGGTCAGAGAAACCGACAAAACGGTAAGCGGCGAATTATCAAAAAAATTATTTCTGGGTTCAAGGCAGGTTGTGTTTGATATCCTCCATTTGGCAAGGTCTGTTGAAAAAGCGGTCTTTATAGAACAACTGCCCAGATACATAACATATTGTTCCCTGCATTTATAATTCGGGGCAAGTATGCCCTGTTCTCTGGCGGCAGAAACCTTGCCGATAACCTTAAAATTCTTTAAATCCTTTGACACCGCTGACATCAGGCAGTTTTCAACCCTGCCCTTTTGCAGGTATGTCATAAAATAACCTTTATCGCAGGCCGATATGCTGATACGTTCACGCTGCGATATATCATCCGCTTTGCCCGAATCAGATATAACCGATATCTTGGCCCTGGATGCCTTAAAGCTCATCCCTGTCCTGCTCTTTGAAAGATAAAGCGCGGTCTTATCCAGATCAGACGATTTAAAAAACAACGACAACTGGCCCTTATCAACTATAACACCTATAGGATGCTTTGGCTGGTCAGGGGCCGGCAGCTTTTTACGCCTTTTAATCTTGCCTATTACTCTTTTTACCAAACCCTTGCCCCCTGCCACAATTTTCTTACTCATTTTCTCCGCCTCTTATCTTTTATACTTATCTTCAAGCCTGATAATATCGTTTTCATCAAATTCGCCAAACGATATCTCAAGCATTTTTATCACGGAGCCTTGGGCCTTGATACGGTGCTTCTGTTTCTTTTCTATAAAAAACTCATCTCCTTCGGACGCAGAAATAATGTTATCACCCAATGTTATTTCGCCCGTGCCCAAAAGCATCTTCCAGAATTCTTCCCTCTTATGATGAAACTGCAGGCTCAAAGATTCATGGGGATTAATCGTGATGATTTTTACGGTAACGGGTTCTTGTTTGGTAAATTGTTCAAACATCCCCCATGGCCTTTTTTCAGTATATTTTTTCATAAAATACCGCGAAAAGTTTTTATTGCGTGCGTAAAAAAGACAGTCTTATTCTCTTAATTTTCATGTTAAACTCAATTTAACGAATAAAATACAAAAGAATGACTGAAAAATCTTGAGGGGTTTTTAACAAGGTATATTTTCTTTTCACCCCGCCCAACTATACCCAAACGTAACCGGATTACTACTAAAGGGCAGGATGTATACTATCAATTAAGACAATCATATACCCTTTCAACATCAATGTAATATTATACTAAAAAAAAATATTTGTCAAGATTATATTTATATATTTAAACCTTGAATTTTCATATTATAATTCCAGCCTGTGATAATAATGCGGCCGGCCAAAAAAATATTAACGTGAGGGATATTTTAAATCCGCGCAAAGTCCCTGAACACAGTGCTTTACAACAGACCCGGCAAAACAACCATCCTTTGCCAAACAGCCTTGTAATGTAAACGACAGGCATTTTTTTACGCCTTTTTTATATAATATGTTTTTCATATATTCTAAACAGCGCTTATTGCCTATACCGCTGCCGTAAGTAGTAAAAACAACCGCTTCTTTCCCTTTTAGGCCGCGGCATTTATCTAAATACGTGTTCATTGAAGGCGCCGGGCCAAATGCCCAGACAGGACTGCCCAGACACACTAAATTATAACCGCTTAGGTCAAAATTAACATTGCCGATCTTTTCTCTGGACCCTATCAAGGCCCTGAACGCCTGCTTGCAAAAACCAAAATCTTTTCTCTGCGGCACAAGCCTTATCGTGTCAACTTGCGCGATCGTCTTGATGCTATCGGCAAGCGCCCGGGCAACTGCCGCCGTATTGCCGCTCAACGAAAAATAAACAATTACGCATTTTATCATACCGTCTCCTTGCCTTTACCAGGTATACGACCTGACCCTGTTGAGCCAGCCTTTCAGCCATCTGATCTCATCGCGGTCTTTCGGGGAATTATTGACACGCCTTATCAGTATCTTCTCGGCAGATTCGGCAAATTCTAAGACAGGGTCACTGACAGTTTCATCATTATTCATTTCCAATAATACCTGGAAAAGCCCCCAGCCGTTACCGTCATATCTTTCTGATTCCGATATTCCCATACCCTTAAAAATACTATAATCAACTGCCGCATACAAACCCCGTGTTGTGGATATCAGCCTTTCAAGGCGTCGGATAATACGCGCTCTGTTTTCACGGCCCTCAATTGATAAGACCATTTCCCGAAGGGAATCCTTAAAGCGGCGGACGATAAATTCCGCCTGCAGGGCCCTTGTCTCTTCTATAAAAATCCTTAATTCCTTGAAGCGGGCCGTATTTCCAGAGCGCATGAATTCTTCCCTTGTCCGCCACGGGCAATGAGGCTGTATACCATTTAATTTTTTAAGCCATTGGGGAATGTCCGCGCCGGAAGAGAAGGCGTATTCTAAAAACAACGGGAACACTTCCACAAAAGGCCCATTGGCATCTTTTGGATACCATATGAAATGGCCTATGCCAAGAGATAAAAAATCTTCCCCTTCATTCCATTGCAAAAGCAGGCTTTCCCTTGAAGAACATTCGTTGGCAAATATTCTATCGGCTATCCAGTTTGCCTGCTCAAGGTTTATATCAACATCAAGCGCTTGGGCCGCGCAGGCAAGGGCCAAGGACAATACGGCCAGAAAGAAAACCCGCTTGATGTTTCTCCTTCCGTGTTTTGCGCTGGCTGATACCATAACCTGTTCCACACTGTTCCTAAAGCCCGATATCAATACCTACGGGGCAATGGTCAGAACCTAATACGTGTTTTTGAATAAAAGCGTCCTGTATTTTGTCTCTTAAACCGCTGCTTACAAAAAAATAATCAATTCTCCAGCCCACATCCCTTTGTCTCGCCGCTGTTTTATAGTCCCACCAGCTATAATGGCCGGGCTGGTTATTAGACATCCTAAAGGTATCAATAAACCCAGATGACAGCAGATCATCTATCCATTTTCTTTCAACCGGTAAAAAGCCCGACGTATCTTCGTTTTCTTCCGGCCGGGCCAGATCAATTTCTTTATGAGCGGTATTAACATCCCCGCAGATTATCACGTGCCTTTTTTTCTTAAGTTTAACCGCAAATTCCAAAAACCTTTTATAAAAATCCAATTTATAAAACAGCCTCTGCCTTGATGCCGAACCGTTGGGAAAATACACGTTCAGCAGGTCAAATTCCTGAAACCTCAAGCATACTAATCTGCCTTCATTATCCAGGCTTTTCATGCCGCGGTCTTTATCTATAATTTTGGCGGCAGGCCTGGACCATACGGCGGTCCCGCTGTATCCTTTTTTCTTGGCGCAGGCAGTATATAAAAGGTAACCAGGCATGTTTTTTAATCCTTCGGGGAACTGTTCTGCCTGCGCTTTTGTCTCCTGCACGCACACAATATCCGCGCCGGCTGATACAAGCCATTGCGCGAAACCTTTTTTATAGGCCGCTCTTATGCCGTTTACATTCCATGATAATATCTTCATGCCAGATAACACATCTTTTATTGGGTTACTGTAAGACCAAATATTATGTTGTACATATCCTATGAATTATTATACATTATCTTAATCCGAGCGCAAGATATTTTAGGCGGAAAAGGCTGTATCGGTCTGCGGGTATAGCGACAAAATAATATTGTAACACGCATATTCATATGATATTATCAAAGAGAGGGCCGTATGCACCGCAAAAAAATTCTCATTATAACCCTTGCATCAATGGGTGCGGCAAGTATCATAGCTCAAATACTATTGTTAAGAGAGCTTCTTGTCGTTTTCTACGGGAACGAACTTACCTTAGGCATAATACTTTCAAACTGGCTTGCAATAGAATCGCTTGGAGCATTTACAGCTGGCAGGTGGGTGGAAAAATCAAATAAAAAAGTTTCGGCCTTCATATTTTTTATTATCGCCTCGTCGCTTGCCCTGCCCGCCTCTATTTATATAGCGCGCATATCCAAGGGTATTCCTGGTAATAATCCTTTTGAAGCGGCTGATATCGTAAGGGTTTTTTATAGCTCTGCCCTGGCTATATTCCCATCAGGTTTCTGCCATGGGGCGCTTTTTTCCATTGGCTGTAAAATACACGCGCTGATTTTCCGGGAACCGAAAAATATCTCACGCGCCAATGTTTTAACCATAGGTAAAGTTTATATATATGAAACCGCCGGAACCATAATTGGGGGCTGTCTCTGCAGTTTTATACTGGCACCCAATTTTGGCAGTTTTCATATAGCTTTCGGAACAGGGGCTTTTTTCCTTACCGCGGCCCTGGCGTTTTGCCTGCAATTTAAAAAAAACCGGCGTTTTATTGTCTCCAACATTCCGCTGTTATCCTGCGCCGGATTATTGGCTTTATATATATTTATATTATCATCGGGATCAGCCGGCGCTATAAATTCACTAAGCCTGCGCTGGTTCTGGCCCGGCCAAGAGGTTGTTTATTCAAAAAATTCATTTTACGGCAATGTCTCTGTAACGAAACATAAAGGTCAATATTCATTTTACTATGACGGAATGTCATTTATCACCGCTCCAAATCCGGACATGAATGCCGCCGAGGAATTTGCCCATCTTACAATGCTATCCCATGCTGGCCCATCGCATATACTTGTAATCGGCAAGGGCTCCGGAGGGCTTTTACAGGAAATACTTAAACACAAAATAAAAAAGTTGGATTATGTTGAGATAGACCCGCTTGTTATTACCGTTTTAAAAAAATTTCATTGTCCGCTCACGCGGGATGAGCTATCTGACCCCAGGGTTAACATTATTAATACTGACGGAAGGGCTTTTTTAAGAAAAACAGATTCAAAATACGATATTATATTTATCGGGTTTGAAAGCCCTTCAAACCTAAGCATCAATAGACTATTTACCAGGGAATTTTTCCTCATGATAAAGAATAAACTGAAAAATAACGGCATTACGGCCTTCCGCTTACCGGGTTCAATGATATATATTCCGGCCGAGTTAACCGATCTTAACGCCTGTGTTCTAAACTCCCTTAAATCCGTCTTCCCTCACACAAGAGCTATACCGGGTGATGATACGATTATTCATATGGCGTCTTCGGGCACGGAATTCACCCGGATAAACAAAAATAATACGGCCAAACGGCTTAAAAATAGCCTGATTAACACGCAATTGATAAGCCCTTCTTATATTGAATACAAATTAGACCCGGCCCGCGCGAAATGGTTTGAAAACAGTCTCCGCGCGGCGACAAAAAGACAAAACCTTGACTTCGCCCCGGTCGGGGTGTATTTTGATCTTTCGTACTGGAACTCCATGGTCTCGCCTCGCGTAAAAAAAATATCACATTTGTTTTCAAAGATAACCCCCGTCTTTTTTCTAAACACATTCGCGGTTTCAGGCATACTTCTAACGGGGCTATTACTTGCAAGCAGCAGGCCGCTTCGTATTTCAGTTCCTCTGTGCATCGCGGGGACAGGGTTTTCCAGTATGCTGTTTGGGCTTATAGCCATATTTTCTTTTCAGATTACATACGGCTATATCTTCCAGTGGATAGGCCTTCTTACCTGCGCATTTTATGCCGGCACGTTTTTAGGCAGTATATGGATAACGCGCAATTCGGGCGCGATAAAAAATGATCTATCCCTATTTCTGAAAATTGATTTACTTTCTGCTCTCTTCGCCATGGCCTTGCCGTTTATACTGCGCTGTTGCCAATATGTCTGCTCCGGAGAAAACACCGCCTCTTATTACAAGATAGTGTTCGTAACAATATGCGCGCTATCGGGGATGTTTACCGGCGCTCAATTCCCGCTTGCCAACAAGATAGCCCTAAGGCAAAACACCCAAACAGGAAAAACTGCCGGCATACTTTATAGCGCGGATATGCTTGGCGGCTGGGCTGG encodes the following:
- a CDS encoding glutamine--tRNA ligase/YqeY domain fusion protein; amino-acid sequence: MNTGKLVKNFITDIIDKDLNTSKYGQKVHTRFPPEPNGYLHIGHAKSICLNFGLAGYYNGLCNLRFDDTNPEKEEIEYIESIKEDVRWLGFDWQDRLFYASDYFDRLYEYAVRLIQMGKAYVCDLSPDEIRLYRGSLNSPGKDSPFRGRSIEENVDLFKRMKEGEFDDGARVLRAKIDMAHPNIVMRDPALYRIKKGLHHRTGGLWSIYPMYDFAHCISDSIEGITHSICTLEFENNRPLYDWILEALGIFHPSQIEFARLNLTYTILSKRKLIELVRNKDVSGWDDPRMPTISGLRRRGYTPLSIRTFCKDIGVSKTNSIVDIAVLENSIRQELNKTAPRAMAVLFPLKVTIVNYPEEKEELLDAVNNPEDESYGTRKIPFGRHLYIEKDDFRINPPKKFFRLSPGQEVRLRYAYFIKCEEVIKDEEGNVKELRCTYDPATRGGDSPDGRKPKTTLHWVSQRHAGIAEARLYSHLFIKPDPEDTGQGQNYRDNLNPESLQKIYPVYIEPCLSKAVNGASYQFERQGYFCLDKDSNQDRLVFNRIVGLKDTWSNIEKKQ
- the mgtE gene encoding magnesium transporter translates to MHKRISIISPEIKEILRYPEANKHLKELFEDFHPRDIFELCEDLEPEENARIIIALSRPLGIEFFQHFKIKQKREIFRYFSKDWMAGVLEEMAPDERADFIKALPKKRVEEILPLVAQAERNDIKRLLQFKEGTAGSVLTTEYAVLPREITAKEAIAKLKLQAFNRETIYYVYIIDEERKLIGFVSLKDIIVAESTSVIKDIMHTNVITANVSDDKEAVAKKLADYDILALPVVDEDNKLVGIVTHDDIVDVIIQEDTEDIYKYGAAGDYIDYMGSKSLTIARHRILWLMVLVVMGFISGWIMERYAFQLEAVVALVFFIPLLCNSGGNAGTQSSTVVIRGIATGEIKMSDIFKVFWKELKAGVIVGFAMSLLAGARAIIMNKSPLLALTVGIAMVATVVAATTLGAVLPLIFKKMKLDPALMSGPFITSIVDIVSLFIYLHIAIFIFRI
- a CDS encoding phosphomannose isomerase type II C-terminal cupin domain, with product MKKYTEKRPWGMFEQFTKQEPVTVKIITINPHESLSLQFHHKREEFWKMLLGTGEITLGDNIISASEGDEFFIEKKQKHRIKAQGSVIKMLEISFGEFDENDIIRLEDKYKR
- a CDS encoding flavodoxin gives rise to the protein MIKCVIVYFSLSGNTAAVARALADSIKTIAQVDTIRLVPQRKDFGFCKQAFRALIGSREKIGNVNFDLSGYNLVCLGSPVWAFGPAPSMNTYLDKCRGLKGKEAVVFTTYGSGIGNKRCLEYMKNILYKKGVKKCLSFTLQGCLAKDGCFAGSVVKHCVQGLCADLKYPSR
- a CDS encoding exodeoxyribonuclease III; amino-acid sequence: MKILSWNVNGIRAAYKKGFAQWLVSAGADIVCVQETKAQAEQFPEGLKNMPGYLLYTACAKKKGYSGTAVWSRPAAKIIDKDRGMKSLDNEGRLVCLRFQEFDLLNVYFPNGSASRQRLFYKLDFYKRFLEFAVKLKKKRHVIICGDVNTAHKEIDLARPEENEDTSGFLPVERKWIDDLLSSGFIDTFRMSNNQPGHYSWWDYKTAARQRDVGWRIDYFFVSSGLRDKIQDAFIQKHVLGSDHCPVGIDIGL